A DNA window from Candidatus Eisenbacteria bacterium contains the following coding sequences:
- a CDS encoding pyridoxal-phosphate dependent enzyme — protein sequence MSPRLEGVQYFESILDTVGHTPLVRLRRVSEGIACPVLAKVESFNPGGSVKDRIGLAMVEAAVRDGKLKPGGTIVECTSGNTGLGLAMVACVQGYRAAFCMPDKVSSEKVNLLKAFGAEVHLSPTAVAPEHPDSYYSVAKRIAAERPGAFLMNQYHNPANPQAHYQSTGPELWEQTGGRITHFVTGMGTGGTISGTGKFLKEKNPKVQVIGADPVGSILKHYKETGELSEAHTYKIEGVGEDFIPTATDFSVVDRVISCNDRDGLNMARRLAREDAIFVGGSAGMAAWVALEVAKAAGPNDLVVVLLPDTGERYLTKVHNDEWMRDNHLFDPRASSAGDVVGNKGRNAQALLSVQSGEPLRAALALIEKHDISQIPVMKGREVVGTLEESEALKAALSDPRAVEIPVDRWMTGPLSVVTADVHVEQLTRLLAKEPAVLVRRDGELVGILTRFDMLQFIAGA from the coding sequence GTGAGCCCCAGACTTGAAGGCGTCCAGTACTTCGAGAGCATTCTCGACACCGTCGGACACACGCCGCTGGTGCGGTTGCGCCGCGTCAGCGAGGGCATCGCGTGCCCGGTGCTCGCGAAGGTCGAGTCGTTCAATCCCGGCGGCAGCGTCAAGGACCGCATCGGTCTCGCGATGGTCGAGGCGGCGGTGCGCGACGGCAAGCTCAAGCCCGGCGGCACGATCGTCGAGTGCACCTCGGGCAACACCGGGCTCGGGCTCGCCATGGTGGCGTGCGTGCAGGGCTATCGCGCCGCGTTCTGCATGCCGGACAAGGTGTCGAGCGAGAAGGTGAACCTGCTGAAGGCATTCGGCGCCGAGGTCCACCTGAGCCCCACCGCCGTCGCTCCCGAACACCCCGACTCGTACTACTCGGTGGCGAAGCGCATCGCGGCCGAACGGCCGGGCGCATTCCTGATGAACCAGTATCACAACCCCGCGAACCCCCAGGCGCACTACCAGTCCACCGGTCCCGAGTTGTGGGAGCAGACCGGCGGACGCATCACACACTTCGTGACCGGAATGGGGACCGGCGGCACCATCAGCGGGACCGGCAAGTTCCTGAAGGAGAAGAATCCGAAGGTTCAGGTGATCGGGGCGGACCCGGTCGGGTCGATCCTCAAGCACTACAAAGAGACCGGAGAACTCAGCGAGGCCCACACCTACAAGATCGAGGGCGTCGGCGAAGACTTCATCCCGACCGCCACTGATTTCTCGGTGGTCGATCGCGTGATCTCGTGCAATGACCGCGACGGGCTCAACATGGCACGCCGCCTCGCGCGCGAGGATGCGATCTTCGTCGGCGGCTCCGCGGGCATGGCCGCGTGGGTCGCGCTCGAGGTGGCGAAGGCCGCGGGCCCGAACGACCTGGTGGTGGTGCTGCTCCCGGACACCGGCGAGCGCTATCTCACCAAGGTCCACAACGACGAGTGGATGCGCGACAACCACCTGTTCGATCCACGCGCCTCGTCGGCAGGCGACGTGGTCGGCAACAAGGGTCGGAACGCTCAGGCGCTGCTGAGCGTGCAGTCGGGCGAGCCGTTGCGCGCCGCCCTCGCGCTCATCGAAAAGCACGACATCAGCCAGATCCCGGTCATGAAGGGCCGCGAAGTGGTGGGGACGCTCGAAGAGAGCGAAGCCTTGAAGGCGGCACTCTCGGATCCGCGCGCGGTCGAGATCCCGGTCGATCGCTGGATGACCGGGCCGCTCTCGGTCGTGACCGCGGACGTGCACGTCGAGCAGCTCACCCGCCTGCTCGCCAAGGAGCCCGCCGTGCTGGTGCGGCGCGACGGCGAGCTGGTGGGCATTCTCACGCGTTTCGACATGCTGCAGTTCATCGCCGGAGCCTGA
- a CDS encoding cystathionine gamma-synthase, with protein sequence MGGDSALQPGAGFSTRAIHAGQEPDPTTGAVVTPIYQTSTYAQEALGKHKGFEYARTHNATRQALERNLAALEGGRHGLCFASGLAATTTLMLTLSAGDHVIAGDNLYGGSYRLFVRVFERLGLRYTFVPSDRTEAFEASFTPATRLVFVETPTNPMMQITDLAAVAKLANARGAKVVVDNTFMTPFFQRPLEHGCHVVLHSVTKYLNGHSDLIGGALITSDEAMAESLRFLQNAAGGVPGPMDCWLALRGTKTLAVRMRQHDANALAIARYLEGHRAVTRVLYPGLESHAQHALARRQASGFGGTLSFVPGDGSLEAGRRVFDRLRLFTRAESLGGVESLACHPASMTHASVPREHRLKIGFADGLIRLSVGIEDLADLQSDLDYALSGA encoded by the coding sequence ATGGGCGGCGATTCCGCTCTTCAACCCGGCGCCGGATTCAGCACCCGCGCCATCCATGCCGGCCAGGAGCCGGACCCCACCACCGGCGCGGTCGTCACCCCGATCTATCAGACCTCGACGTATGCCCAGGAAGCACTCGGGAAGCACAAGGGCTTCGAGTACGCGCGCACCCACAACGCGACCCGGCAGGCGCTGGAGCGCAACCTGGCCGCGCTCGAGGGCGGGCGCCACGGACTGTGCTTCGCGTCGGGACTCGCGGCCACCACCACGCTGATGCTGACGTTGTCGGCCGGCGACCACGTGATCGCCGGCGACAACCTGTACGGCGGCAGCTACCGGCTGTTCGTGCGCGTGTTCGAGCGACTCGGACTGCGCTACACCTTCGTGCCGTCGGATCGCACCGAGGCGTTCGAAGCCTCGTTCACTCCCGCGACCCGGCTGGTGTTCGTCGAGACCCCGACCAATCCCATGATGCAGATCACCGACCTGGCCGCGGTCGCGAAACTGGCGAACGCCCGCGGTGCGAAGGTCGTGGTCGACAACACGTTCATGACGCCGTTCTTCCAACGTCCGCTCGAACACGGCTGCCACGTGGTGCTGCACTCGGTCACCAAGTACCTGAACGGTCACAGCGACCTGATCGGTGGCGCGCTGATCACGTCCGACGAGGCGATGGCCGAGTCGTTGCGCTTCCTGCAAAACGCGGCCGGCGGTGTCCCCGGTCCGATGGATTGCTGGCTCGCGCTGCGCGGCACCAAGACGCTCGCGGTGCGAATGCGGCAGCACGACGCCAACGCGCTCGCGATCGCCCGCTACCTCGAGGGTCATCGTGCGGTCACGCGAGTGCTCTACCCGGGACTCGAGAGCCACGCGCAGCACGCACTCGCGCGGCGCCAGGCGTCGGGTTTCGGCGGCACCCTGTCGTTCGTCCCCGGCGACGGCTCGCTCGAGGCCGGGCGCCGGGTATTCGATCGGCTGCGTCTCTTCACGCGAGCGGAGAGCCTCGGGGGAGTCGAAAGTCTGGCCTGTCACCCGGCTTCCATGACCCATGCCTCGGTTCCCCGGGAGCATCGGCTCAAGATCGGCTTTGCGGACGGATTGATCCGCCTGTCGGTCGGAATCGAGGACCTGGCCGATCTCCAGTCCGATCTCGACTACGCGCTCTCGGGCGCGTAA
- a CDS encoding polymer-forming cytoskeletal protein encodes MRNAARVTAAILALGTALVLGLGVDATLAPEALAQNPLRFRSVPEESSSAFRQRQRARIVKPSSSTSSSSSARVAPAAGATRAEPDPEAVLAEPTIPSPPSEPEAPAVPTTGDMVRMGSDITIEKGEVVDGDVLTFGGNIKVYGQVRGNVSATGGDVFLGSSARIDGDVLCMGGKLEEESGAYVGGQRVTGLQSRHSRSERAKRVRIDRDWDGDRDRDSEHGATTTIVRRLTYLLFWLLVAWVATRFAPRRTRGAIESLRREPGMSFGLGFGMALLLAPSLIALAIAMVILVVTIIGIPVAIGAFFTYIALIILVAGWGYVVGAAALGERVAANRGQAAPTLLRSAITGIVIIQGAMLVSEMLHHMPLLGWIGGILWVLAMVAYSGVALLGIGAIVRSKFGQGEGGQWWPPARLFGSLSPAGPSYGGPVPPPPSGAPAAPSAPIAPAAPSAPFDPTAAPGSARTSPGYSEQAAPQAPAVAPPPVAPPPPAPPSSYMPPSPGPQEYPAPPLPPAPPVPPVPPAPPPPIG; translated from the coding sequence ATGAGAAACGCCGCCCGAGTCACCGCAGCGATCCTCGCGCTCGGCACCGCACTCGTTCTGGGTCTCGGCGTCGACGCGACGCTCGCGCCCGAGGCTCTGGCGCAGAACCCGCTCCGATTCCGCTCGGTTCCCGAGGAGAGCTCCAGCGCGTTCCGTCAGCGGCAGCGCGCTCGCATCGTCAAACCCTCCAGCTCCACTTCCAGCTCCAGCTCCGCCCGGGTCGCGCCGGCCGCCGGCGCGACTCGCGCCGAGCCGGATCCCGAAGCGGTGCTCGCGGAACCCACCATTCCGAGCCCGCCTTCCGAACCCGAAGCGCCCGCCGTGCCGACCACCGGCGACATGGTGCGCATGGGCTCGGACATCACGATCGAGAAGGGCGAAGTGGTGGACGGCGACGTCCTCACGTTCGGCGGCAACATCAAGGTCTACGGCCAGGTGCGCGGCAATGTCTCGGCGACCGGCGGTGACGTGTTCCTCGGCAGCTCCGCGCGCATCGACGGCGACGTCCTGTGCATGGGCGGAAAGCTCGAAGAAGAGAGCGGTGCCTACGTGGGCGGGCAGCGTGTGACCGGGCTGCAGAGCCGTCACAGTCGCAGCGAGCGCGCGAAACGCGTTCGCATCGACCGCGACTGGGACGGCGACCGCGATCGGGACTCCGAGCACGGAGCCACCACCACGATCGTGCGCCGGCTCACCTACCTGCTGTTCTGGTTGCTGGTGGCATGGGTCGCCACCCGCTTTGCGCCCCGCCGCACCCGCGGCGCGATCGAGAGTCTCCGGCGCGAGCCGGGCATGTCGTTCGGCCTCGGCTTCGGAATGGCGCTGCTGCTCGCTCCGTCGCTGATCGCGCTCGCAATCGCCATGGTGATCCTGGTGGTCACGATCATCGGCATCCCGGTCGCGATCGGTGCGTTCTTCACCTACATCGCACTCATCATCCTGGTCGCCGGCTGGGGCTACGTGGTGGGAGCGGCCGCACTCGGCGAGCGCGTTGCCGCCAACCGGGGGCAGGCGGCACCGACGCTGCTGCGAAGCGCGATCACCGGCATCGTGATCATTCAGGGCGCCATGCTGGTGAGCGAGATGCTCCATCACATGCCGCTCCTCGGCTGGATCGGCGGCATCCTGTGGGTGCTCGCGATGGTCGCCTACAGCGGTGTCGCACTGCTCGGAATCGGCGCGATCGTGCGCTCCAAGTTCGGTCAGGGTGAGGGCGGTCAGTGGTGGCCGCCGGCACGCCTGTTCGGTTCGCTGTCACCCGCCGGCCCGAGCTACGGTGGACCGGTGCCGCCGCCACCGTCCGGCGCACCCGCAGCTCCGTCCGCTCCGATCGCACCCGCGGCACCGAGCGCCCCATTCGATCCGACTGCGGCACCTGGCAGCGCGCGTACCAGTCCCGGCTACAGCGAACAGGCAGCGCCCCAGGCTCCGGCGGTTGCCCCACCGCCGGTCGCACCGCCTCCGCCTGCGCCTCCGAGTTCCTACATGCCACCAAGTCCGGGTCCGCAGGAATATCCGGCACCGCCGCTTCCGCCGGCTCCGCCTGTTCCGCCGGTACCGCCCGCGCCACCGCCGCCGATCGGCTAG
- a CDS encoding hydantoinase/oxoprolinase family protein, translated as MSPATSRAPRVVGIDTGGTFTDVVALVGRRLVTFKLPSDPAHPARPVLEGLTRLAVAPSTRVRHGSTVATNALLERRGARVVLVTTEGFEDVLEIGRQQRPSLYALGPHREPPLVPRERRLGARERSGPAGETWRRLDRAALATLVRRVRAARPEAIAIGLLHSYANPAHERSIARALARLGVSVTASSELCPEYREYERLATAVTNAYLVPRVGAYLEELGRASRVRIEVVLSHGGTAPLAEAVREPVRQLLSGPAGGLAAARELGRRCGFERALTLDVGGTSTDVAFLDGGLPRTRGREIGGFPVLLPLLDVHSVGAGGGSIARAGHGGLLRVGPESAGAAPGPAAYGAGGPATVTDALVVMGRIATASLAGGARPLDREASQRALSKLARSIAARSAREAAAGVVRVAEAHIEAALRTVSLERGHDPRGAALVAFGGAGGLHAAPVAEALGCDVVLWSGFAGVLSALGALVTGDRRETSRTVLLDARDGVALGRAFAERERATLRRFGRAERPRVQLERWAQMRYRGQSHELELPARGDLVKQFHAEHRRRFGFSESPRAIEVVTVEVRGEVPGLAWPVQASAIQPLRGATRGARPPHEPPRRTPVWDRGGVIRATRVSFDGLRAGAAVRGPAIVEATGATLWVPREWNGRLHASGTLVVTRARGRKERA; from the coding sequence ATGAGCCCCGCGACGAGCCGCGCTCCTCGCGTGGTCGGCATCGACACCGGTGGCACCTTTACGGATGTCGTGGCGCTGGTCGGCCGTCGCCTCGTCACGTTCAAGCTGCCGTCCGATCCCGCGCATCCCGCGCGCCCGGTACTCGAGGGGCTGACGCGACTCGCGGTGGCTCCGTCGACTCGCGTGCGTCACGGCTCGACGGTCGCGACCAACGCGCTACTCGAGCGACGTGGCGCCCGGGTGGTGCTCGTCACCACCGAGGGCTTCGAGGATGTGCTCGAAATCGGCCGCCAGCAGCGTCCGTCTCTCTATGCCCTCGGCCCGCACCGCGAGCCGCCGCTGGTGCCGCGCGAGCGCCGCCTGGGTGCCCGCGAGCGCAGTGGCCCTGCGGGCGAGACCTGGCGGCGACTCGATCGCGCCGCACTCGCAACACTGGTGCGGCGCGTGCGTGCCGCGCGCCCCGAGGCGATCGCGATCGGGCTGCTGCATTCCTACGCGAATCCCGCGCACGAGCGCTCGATCGCGCGTGCACTCGCTCGGCTCGGCGTCAGCGTGACCGCGTCGTCCGAGCTGTGCCCCGAGTACCGCGAATACGAGCGACTCGCGACCGCGGTCACGAACGCCTATCTGGTGCCGCGCGTCGGCGCCTATCTCGAGGAACTGGGGCGCGCCTCGCGGGTTCGCATCGAAGTGGTGCTCTCGCACGGCGGCACCGCTCCGCTCGCCGAGGCGGTCCGCGAACCGGTGCGACAGTTGCTCTCGGGACCGGCCGGCGGGCTCGCGGCCGCGCGCGAACTCGGGCGTCGCTGCGGCTTCGAGCGAGCGCTCACGCTGGACGTGGGCGGCACCTCGACCGACGTCGCGTTTCTCGACGGCGGGCTGCCGCGCACGCGCGGACGCGAGATCGGCGGATTCCCGGTGCTGCTGCCGCTGCTCGACGTCCACTCGGTCGGTGCCGGCGGCGGCTCGATCGCCCGCGCCGGCCACGGCGGTCTGCTGCGGGTGGGGCCTGAAAGCGCCGGTGCAGCCCCCGGGCCTGCTGCCTACGGCGCGGGCGGACCCGCGACCGTGACGGATGCGCTCGTGGTGATGGGGCGCATTGCGACCGCGTCGCTGGCCGGCGGCGCTCGCCCGCTCGACCGTGAAGCGTCGCAGCGTGCGCTCTCGAAGCTCGCGCGCTCGATCGCGGCGCGCTCGGCGCGCGAAGCGGCGGCCGGCGTGGTGCGGGTCGCCGAGGCGCACATCGAGGCCGCCCTGCGCACCGTTTCGCTCGAACGGGGACACGATCCGCGTGGTGCGGCGCTGGTGGCGTTCGGAGGCGCGGGCGGTCTGCATGCTGCCCCGGTCGCGGAAGCGCTCGGCTGCGACGTGGTGCTGTGGTCGGGATTCGCGGGCGTGTTGTCGGCGCTCGGTGCGCTGGTGACGGGAGACCGGCGCGAGACGTCGCGCACCGTGCTGCTCGACGCGCGAGACGGAGTGGCTCTGGGGCGGGCGTTCGCCGAACGTGAACGGGCGACGCTGCGGCGCTTCGGCCGCGCGGAGCGGCCGCGCGTGCAGCTCGAGCGCTGGGCCCAGATGCGCTATCGCGGTCAGTCGCACGAACTCGAGCTGCCGGCGCGCGGTGACCTGGTGAAGCAATTTCATGCCGAGCATCGGCGGCGCTTCGGCTTCTCCGAATCCCCGCGCGCGATCGAAGTGGTCACGGTGGAGGTGCGCGGCGAAGTGCCGGGCCTCGCGTGGCCGGTGCAGGCCTCGGCGATTCAGCCGCTGCGAGGCGCCACCCGCGGTGCTCGGCCGCCGCACGAGCCACCGCGCCGCACGCCGGTGTGGGATCGGGGGGGCGTGATTCGCGCGACCCGTGTCTCGTTCGACGGGTTGCGGGCGGGCGCCGCGGTGCGCGGCCCCGCGATCGTCGAAGCCACGGGCGCCACGCTGTGGGTACCCCGCGAATGGAATGGTCGCCTGCACGCGAGCGGCACGCTGGTGGTGACGCGCGCGCGCGGCCGCAAGGAGCGCGCATGA
- a CDS encoding hydantoinase B/oxoprolinase family protein — MNPRLDRVELAVLESLLSSCAEEMGVVLMRTAHSPNIKERLDHSCAVFDREGRLVAQAAHIPVHLGSLPRAVEIAREQVAIGPGDVVLLNDPFAGGTHLPDLTTVSGVFIGRSSRADFYLASRAHHADVGGAAPGSMPLAREVYEEGLRIPPLRIVHAGRVVEDVMRLVLANVRTPDERRADLAAQLGAQATGERRLRELAARCGAARLARASAALITIGAQRMRAALRVIPRGTWRFEDVLDDDGLGAGPIPIRVAIARRAGGLRVDFGGTALQTAGPVNAVEAVTRAAVAYAVRCVVGDVPINHGMFQPLDVIAPLGSVVNPRPPAAVAAGNVETSQRIVDVVLGALARALPGRVPAASSGTMNNLLIGGRDPRTGLPFAYYETLAGGHGAGPGWNGEHAMQAHMTNTRNTPVEALEHAYPLRVVATRIRRRSGGRGRWVGGDGIERSLEMLAPARVTVISERRTRGPYGLAGGEAGSTGSNEVIWPRAARLERGSVRGGKGSEPLPGKFVVDFPKGAVLTVASSGGGGHGRAARRRVPR; from the coding sequence ATGAACCCGCGTCTCGATCGAGTCGAGCTCGCGGTGCTCGAGAGTCTGCTCTCCTCGTGCGCCGAGGAGATGGGCGTGGTGCTCATGCGCACCGCTCACTCGCCGAACATCAAGGAGCGCCTCGACCACTCGTGCGCAGTATTCGACCGCGAGGGGCGGCTGGTCGCCCAGGCCGCGCACATTCCGGTGCATCTCGGCAGCCTGCCGCGTGCGGTCGAGATCGCACGCGAACAGGTTGCGATCGGACCCGGCGACGTGGTGCTGCTCAACGATCCGTTTGCGGGCGGCACCCATCTGCCCGACCTCACCACGGTGTCGGGCGTGTTCATCGGACGTTCGAGCCGGGCGGACTTCTATCTGGCGAGTCGCGCGCATCACGCCGATGTCGGCGGGGCCGCACCCGGTTCGATGCCGCTGGCGCGCGAGGTCTACGAAGAGGGATTGCGGATCCCTCCGCTGCGCATCGTGCATGCCGGTCGCGTGGTGGAGGACGTGATGCGCCTGGTGCTGGCCAACGTGCGGACGCCGGACGAGCGCCGCGCCGATCTGGCCGCGCAGCTCGGAGCGCAGGCGACCGGCGAGCGAAGGCTGCGCGAACTGGCCGCGCGCTGTGGCGCCGCGCGGCTTGCGCGTGCCTCGGCGGCGCTGATCACGATCGGCGCGCAACGCATGCGCGCCGCGTTGCGCGTGATCCCGCGCGGCACGTGGCGCTTCGAGGACGTGCTCGACGACGACGGGCTGGGTGCGGGGCCGATCCCGATCCGGGTCGCGATCGCGCGGCGCGCCGGCGGACTGCGCGTGGATTTCGGCGGCACCGCGCTTCAGACCGCGGGACCTGTGAACGCCGTCGAGGCGGTGACGCGCGCAGCGGTCGCCTACGCGGTGCGGTGCGTGGTGGGCGACGTGCCCATCAATCACGGCATGTTCCAACCGCTCGACGTGATCGCTCCGCTCGGCAGCGTGGTCAACCCGCGCCCGCCGGCCGCCGTGGCGGCGGGCAACGTCGAGACCTCGCAGCGCATCGTCGACGTGGTGCTGGGGGCACTCGCGCGTGCCCTGCCGGGGCGCGTACCGGCGGCGAGCAGCGGCACGATGAACAACCTGCTGATCGGCGGACGCGATCCGCGCACCGGCCTGCCGTTCGCTTACTACGAAACGCTCGCGGGCGGACACGGCGCGGGGCCGGGCTGGAATGGCGAGCACGCCATGCAGGCGCACATGACGAACACCCGCAACACACCGGTCGAAGCGCTCGAGCATGCCTATCCGCTGCGCGTGGTCGCGACCCGCATTCGACGCCGCAGTGGTGGGCGCGGTCGGTGGGTGGGTGGTGACGGCATCGAACGCTCACTCGAGATGCTGGCGCCCGCGCGCGTAACGGTGATCTCGGAGCGGCGCACCCGTGGGCCCTACGGCCTCGCCGGCGGCGAGGCGGGTTCGACGGGATCGAACGAAGTGATCTGGCCACGCGCCGCGCGGCTCGAACGCGGGTCGGTGCGCGGGGGCAAGGGGTCGGAACCGTTGCCGGGCAAGTTCGTGGTTGACTTTCCGAAAGGCGCGGTGCTAACCGTCGCGAGCTCGGGCGGCGGCGGCCATGGTCGCGCCGCCCGTCGTCGTGTCCCGCGCTGA